Below is a window of Tolypothrix bouteillei VB521301 DNA.
AGTTGTCCGAATATACTGAGAAATCATCTCACCTTGAGCATCTTCTCGGACGCGGCGGAACTTATACATTAACGTGCGAGTTCCATCTTCGTTCGTTGTCACTTCTACTGGTTCTGTATCTGCTTCACCAGACTCTACTTCGCCATCAAACCTTACATAGATATAAGCGTGCAGTTCCACTTGCTTCTGGTCGTAAGCCATAATGACATCATCTAAAGAAGCAAAGTAGCGTCCTGCGCCTTTTTTGGCGTTGGGATTTTCTGCTGTTAAGTAATACGCTCCCAAAACCATGTCTTGGCTGGGTGTAATAATTGGCTTACCAGTCGCTGGTGACAAAACGTTATTAGATGCCAACATCAGTAGCCGCGCTTCTGCTTGAGATTCCAAAGACAATGGTACGTGTACCGCCATTTGGTCACCATCAAAGTCAGCATTAAACGCCGGACACACAAGTGGGTGCAATTGAATCGCCCTTCCTTCCACCAAAATTGGTTCAAACGCTTGGATACCCAAACGGTGTAGTGTTGGCGCACGGTTAAGCAAGACGGGGTGTCCTTCAATCACTTCTTCCAAAACATCCCAAACGCTGGGATCGGAACGAGAAATTAGCTTTTTCGCAGCTTTGATGTTATTCACCATACCGCTCTTAATCAGTCGATGGATAACAAACGGTTGGAATAACTCAATTGCCATTTCTCTAGGCAAACCGCACTGGTGAATGTGGAGTTTTGGTCCTACCACAATGACCGAACGTCCGGAGTAGTCAACCCGTTTACCCAACAAGTTTTGACGGAAACGACCTTGCTTACCTTCAATAATGTCGGATAGAGATTTTAGCGGTCTGTTATTTGCTCCAACAACGGTGCGTCCCCGACGACCGTTATCAATCAAAGCATCCACTGCTTCTTGCAGCATTCGCTTTTCGTTCCGAACAATAATTTCTGGAGCTAAAATTTCCTGCAAACGAGCGAGACGGTTGTTGCGGTTGATAACTCGACGATAAAGGTCGTTCAAGTCGCTGGTTGCAAATCGTCCACCATCAAGCTGTACCATTGGGCGCAAGTCTGGAGGGATCACGGGGATCACCGTCATGACCATCCATTCTGGTTTAGAACCAGTTGCAATAAAGTTGTCAATAACCCTTAAGCGCTTAATTAACTTTGCTCGCTTTTGTCCTTTAGCTGTAGTAATTTCTTCTCGCAAAGATTCCGCTTCTTGCTCTAAGTTAATATCCGCAAGCAACCGCAAAAGCGCTTCCGCACCAATACCTACCTCTACCCCAGAGAGGGTAGAATCTTCAGCATAAATTTGGTCTTCTATTTCCAACCACTGGTCTTCACTTAGAAGTTGTTTGTAACTTAAAGTTTCTGCATTCCCTTGATTGAGAACAACGTAGGAGTTGAAATAAACAATTTGTTCTACATCCCGCAAAGGCATATCTAGCAGGATAGCGATATAGCTGGGAATCCCTTTAAGATACCAAACGTGAGCGACTGGAGCAGCGAGCTTAATATAGCCCATGCGGTGGCGGCGCACGCGAGATTCAGTAACTTCTACACCGCAACGTTCGCACACGATTCCACGGTGACGGACTCTCTTATATTTTCCGCAGTGACATTCCCAATCTTTCGCCGGACCAAAAATTCGCTCGCAGAACAAGCCATCCATCTCTGGCTTTAAAGTCCGGTAATTTATTGTCTCTGGCTTGGTCACTTCACCTACGACTTGACCGTTAGGTAGAGTTCTTTCACCCCAAGCTCGAATCCGTTCGGGGGAAGCCAACCCAATTTTAACATAGTCAAACTGATTGTTTTGTGCTGCTCTCATTTGAATGATGAATTATAAATTATGAATTATGAATTGAGAGTTATGAATGATGAATGATGAATTATGAATTGAATATTTCATCATTCATCATTCATCGTTCATAATTTTTACTCTTCGTCGTCCATTGAATCGCGGGAGAGAGATTCGTAGGTTGGACGTGGGGGTGTGCGACGGTTTCCTTGGTCTGCCATTAAGTCAACTTCCACATCCAAGGAACTGCCATCTGTTTGTGTTTCCACTTTGTGAACGGCAATGTCCAATCCCAGCGATTGCAGCTCTCGCATCAAAACTTTGAAGGATTCTGGTGTACCGGGTCGCGGAATTGCTTTTCCTTTAACGATCGCGTTCAATGCTTCATTTCGTCCCTGCATGTCATCTGACTTCACAGTCAGCAATTCTTGCAAGGTGTAAGCCGCACCAAACGCTTCCAATGCCCACACCTCCATTTCTCCAAATCGCTGACCGCCTTGCTGTGCTTTACCACCCAGAGGCTGTTGTGTCACCAAGGAGTAAGGTCCAGTGGAGCGGGCGTGAATCTTGTCGTCTACTAAGTGAACCAGCTTGAGCATGTAAGCCACGCCTATGGTGATCGGTCTGTCAAAAGGTTCGCCAGTCCGACCGTCGTACACGGTGATTTTGCCCGGATTGTCTGGGTTGTAAACCCAAGTTTTCCCTGTTTCGTCCCGTGCTTCTTGTAACTTGCCATGAACGATGCTGCGGGATGATTCTTCTCCGTACATTTCATCAAAAGGAGTCAGCTTAAACCTCACACCCAAATTGTGACCCGCCCAACCCAACAGACACTCAAACACTTGTCCGACGTTCATCCGGCTGGGTACGCCAAGAGGGTTGAGAACAATATCTACAGGAGAACCATCTGGCAAGTAAGGCATATCTTCTACGGGCAGAATTTTGGAAATAATTCCTTTATTTCCGTGGCGTCCCGCCATTTTGTCGCCCACTTGGATTTTCCGCTTTTGAGCGACGTACACTCGCACCACCATATTTGCCCCTGGTGGTAACTCATCCCCTTGTTCGCGAGTGAACAAGCGCACGTCTACAACACGTCCCTTTTCACCGTTGGGAACTCGCAGGGAGTTATCTCTCACATCCCGTGCTTTTTCCCCGAAGATTGCCCGCAGGAGTTTTTCTTCCGGAGGCTGGTCTGATTCCCCTTTCGGAGTCACTTTCCCAACTAAGATGTCTCCAGATTCCACCCACGCCCCAATGCGAATGATCCCCTGTTCGTCTAACTGACGCAACGCATCTTCACCAACGTTGGGAATTTCGCGAGTGATTTCTTCCGGACCGAGTTTGGTTTGTCTTGCCTCAATTTCATATTTTTCAATGTGAATTGAGGTATAAATATCATCCTGCACCAGTCGCTCGGAAATCAAAATGGCGTCTTCGTAGTTGTATCCTTCCCAAGGCATATATGCAACGACAATATTTTGTCCGAGCGCCAATTCACCACCTTCGGTGGAAGAACCGTCAGCCAAAACCTGACCCGCGACAACTCTTTCCCCCATATAAACCAGAGGTTTCTGGTTGAGACAAGTATCTTGGTTGGAACGCTGGTACTTGGAAATTGTGTACTCTATTTCCAATCCTTTGGAACTGTTGTTGCTCTGGCGGTGACCGATCGCTGCCAGTTGAGAGGGATCGCTGACCCGCACCCGAATTTTATTGGCATCAACATAAACCACTTCACCATCAGTGCGGGAGACGATCACCATACCTGAGTCTCTCGCGCCCTGAGCTTCCAAACCCGTTCCTACCAGCGGTCGTTCTGGTTTGAGCAATGGTACTGCTTGGCGTTGCATGTTCGATCCCATCAGAGCGCGGTTTGCGTCATCGTGCTCTAGGAACGGAATCATACTCGTAGCAACCGACACAATCTGTACGGGGGAAACGGCTACGTAGTCTACTTGCTCTGGTGTGGTGGAAGAAAATTCCTGACGGTAGCGTACCGTGACGGTGGGTCCTAGAATGTTGCCATTTTCATCAAGGGGGAGGTCACCTGCAGCCACCCTGAGATCGTCTTCTTCATCGGCTGTCATGTATACCGCCGGCAGATCGAACCGTACCTTACCGTTCTCTACTCTTCGGAAAGGAGTTTCTAAGAAACCGTACAAGTTAACGCGAGCATGGGTTGCCAAAGAACCAATCAAACCAGCGTTTGGACCTTCTGGCGTTTCCACCGGACAAATGCGTCCGTAGTGTGATGGGTGAATGTCTCGCACCGCAAAGCCCGCACGTTCGCGAGTCAAACCGCCAGGACCCAAGGCTGACAAACGCCGCTTGTGGGTCAGTTCCGCCAGAGGGTTGGTTTGATCCATGAACTGAGACAATTGCGAGGAGCCAAAGAATTCTTTAATGGCTGCTACTAAGGGTTTGGGGTTCACCAAAGAAGCGGGTGTCAGTGATTCTGCATCCGATACGGTCATTCTTTCCCGAATAATCCTCTCCAAGCGGTTTAAACCCACCCGCACTTGGTTTTGCAGCAATTCGCCCACGCTTCTTACCCGACGGTTACCTAAATGGTCGATATCATCGGTACTACCAATGTCAAACTCCAAGTTAATTAAGTAATCAACCGCCGCCAAAAT
It encodes the following:
- a CDS encoding DNA-directed RNA polymerase subunit gamma, producing the protein MRAAQNNQFDYVKIGLASPERIRAWGERTLPNGQVVGEVTKPETINYRTLKPEMDGLFCERIFGPAKDWECHCGKYKRVRHRGIVCERCGVEVTESRVRRHRMGYIKLAAPVAHVWYLKGIPSYIAILLDMPLRDVEQIVYFNSYVVLNQGNAETLSYKQLLSEDQWLEIEDQIYAEDSTLSGVEVGIGAEALLRLLADINLEQEAESLREEITTAKGQKRAKLIKRLRVIDNFIATGSKPEWMVMTVIPVIPPDLRPMVQLDGGRFATSDLNDLYRRVINRNNRLARLQEILAPEIIVRNEKRMLQEAVDALIDNGRRGRTVVGANNRPLKSLSDIIEGKQGRFRQNLLGKRVDYSGRSVIVVGPKLHIHQCGLPREMAIELFQPFVIHRLIKSGMVNNIKAAKKLISRSDPSVWDVLEEVIEGHPVLLNRAPTLHRLGIQAFEPILVEGRAIQLHPLVCPAFNADFDGDQMAVHVPLSLESQAEARLLMLASNNVLSPATGKPIITPSQDMVLGAYYLTAENPNAKKGAGRYFASLDDVIMAYDQKQVELHAYIYVRFDGEVESGEADTEPVEVTTNEDGTRTLMYKFRRVREDAQGEMISQYIRTTPGRVIYNKAIQEALAS
- the rpoB gene encoding DNA-directed RNA polymerase subunit beta, producing MTNESMMEPAFMLPDLIEIQRASFRWFLEEGLIEELNSFSPITDYTGKLELHFLGHNYKLKEPKYSVEEAKRRDSTYAVQMYVPTRLINKETGEIKEQEVFIGDLPLMTDRGTFIINGAERVIVNQIVRSPGVYYKSEIDKNGRRTYSASLIPNRGAWLKFETDRNDLVWVRIDKTRKLSAQVLLKALGLSDNEIFDALRHPEYFQKTIEKEGQFSEEEALMELYRKLRPGEPPTVLGGQQLLDSRFFDAKRYDLGRVGRYKLNKKLGLQVPEPIRVLTPQDILAAVDYLINLEFDIGSTDDIDHLGNRRVRSVGELLQNQVRVGLNRLERIIRERMTVSDAESLTPASLVNPKPLVAAIKEFFGSSQLSQFMDQTNPLAELTHKRRLSALGPGGLTRERAGFAVRDIHPSHYGRICPVETPEGPNAGLIGSLATHARVNLYGFLETPFRRVENGKVRFDLPAVYMTADEEDDLRVAAGDLPLDENGNILGPTVTVRYRQEFSSTTPEQVDYVAVSPVQIVSVATSMIPFLEHDDANRALMGSNMQRQAVPLLKPERPLVGTGLEAQGARDSGMVIVSRTDGEVVYVDANKIRVRVSDPSQLAAIGHRQSNNSSKGLEIEYTISKYQRSNQDTCLNQKPLVYMGERVVAGQVLADGSSTEGGELALGQNIVVAYMPWEGYNYEDAILISERLVQDDIYTSIHIEKYEIEARQTKLGPEEITREIPNVGEDALRQLDEQGIIRIGAWVESGDILVGKVTPKGESDQPPEEKLLRAIFGEKARDVRDNSLRVPNGEKGRVVDVRLFTREQGDELPPGANMVVRVYVAQKRKIQVGDKMAGRHGNKGIISKILPVEDMPYLPDGSPVDIVLNPLGVPSRMNVGQVFECLLGWAGHNLGVRFKLTPFDEMYGEESSRSIVHGKLQEARDETGKTWVYNPDNPGKITVYDGRTGEPFDRPITIGVAYMLKLVHLVDDKIHARSTGPYSLVTQQPLGGKAQQGGQRFGEMEVWALEAFGAAYTLQELLTVKSDDMQGRNEALNAIVKGKAIPRPGTPESFKVLMRELQSLGLDIAVHKVETQTDGSSLDVEVDLMADQGNRRTPPRPTYESLSRDSMDDEE